One segment of Brassica napus cultivar Da-Ae chromosome C3, Da-Ae, whole genome shotgun sequence DNA contains the following:
- the LOC106386946 gene encoding uncharacterized protein LOC106386946 produces MSRPIMLVFLLVILIVTSQFEWRQPLLELDAAPSLSQKHQQIAKREDAVKEKIILSQERHIQRLNELVRTLQMQLLRCKGQENETRNATETSRLSKQFIELERKHIVED; encoded by the exons ATGTCGAGGCCGATCATGCTTGTGTTTCTACTGGTTATACTTATAGTCACATCTCAGTTTGAATGGAGGCAACCGCTGCTTGAGCTTGATGCTGCTCCTAGCTTGTCTCAGAAACATCAGCAGATTGCAAAGAGGGAAGATGCTGTCAAAGAGAAG ATCATCTTGTCACAGGAGAGGCATATCCAGAGGCTAAATGAGCTTGTACGAACTCTTCAAATGCAGTTGCTGCGTTGCAAAGGACAAGAGAACGAGACTCGAAACGCCACTGAAACCTCCCGTCTCAGCAAACAGTTCATTGAGCTCGAGAGGAAACACATTGTGGAGGACTAG
- the LOC106385942 gene encoding NAC domain-containing protein 89-like, which yields MEVDPVGVSMDTVEALTVFPGFKFSPTDVELISYYLKRKMDGLERSVEVIPETDIYNFEPWDLPDKSIVKSDTEWFFFCPRGKKYPHGSQNRRTTKMGYWKATGKERDVKSSSEVIGTKRTLVFHIGRAPKGERTEWIMHEYSMKGSPLDDALVVCRLRRNIEFHKAPEPNLAADKHMILPNGPASSGSPSDWDSMIDFYLAGESGENLLTEMAETSRNVQVHTDEDFFADILSDDIISLDEAVMTGNTTNEVPTLESASMETRLLPLPNMIDKHMASLLEEIPPQEKEGKESSSTEPLSSCFVGLYSIKTVNRVRWDVIIGAVALIAMLFYLE from the exons ATGGAGGTGGACCCGGTGGGAGTTTCTATGGATACAGTGGAAGCGTTGACGGTGTTTCCAGGGTTCAAGTTCTCGCCGACGGACGTGGAGCTGATCTCGTATTACCTCAAGCGGAAGATGGACGGTTTAGAACGGTCCGTTGAGGTTATACCGGAAACCGATATTTACAACTTCGAGCCTTGGGATTTGCCCG atAAGTCAATAGTTAAATCTGATACAGAATGGTTCTTCTTCTGTCCACGTGGCAAAAAGTATCCACATGGCTCACAGAACAGGAGAACAACCAAGATGGGATACTGGAAAGCCACTGGAAAAGAACGTGATGTCAAGTCTTCTTCCGAAGTGATCGGGACAAAGAGGACGCTTGTCTTCCATATTGGTCGTGCACCAAAAGGCGAAAGAACGGAGTGGATTATGCACGAGTATTCCATGAAAGGATCACCTCTG GATGATGCTTTGGTTGTCTGCCGGCTTAGGAGAAACATAGAATTTCACAAGGCACCAGAGCCAAATTTAGCAGCCGATAAGCACATGATCTTGCCAAATGGTCCGGCTAGTTCAGGTAGCCCATCTGATTGGGACAGCATGATTGATTTTTACCTTGCAGGTGAATCAGGTGAAAACCTCCTCACTGAGATGGCAGAAACATCAAGAAATGTACAG gTGCATACTGATGAAGATTTCTTTGCGGATATCCTAAGCGACGATATAATCAGTCTTGATGAAGCGGTGATGACAGGGAACACAACAAACGAAGTGCCAACACTTGAATCAGCATCAATGGAGACAAGGCTACTTCCTTTACCAAACATGATAGACAAACATATGGCTTCACTGCTAGAGGAAATACCACCACAGGAGAAGGAAGGAAAAGAGAgcagtagcactgaaccattgTCTAGCTGTTTCGTGGGACTATATTCGATCAAAACGGTGAACCGGGTACGATGGGATGTTATCATAGGTGCAGTGGCTCTCATTGCAATGTTGTTTTATCTAGAGTGA
- the LOC106386945 gene encoding cingulin, giving the protein MDRKKGCKIRKRGGSSSSSSSLARQNRFKRAIFAGKRAAQDNGGSGTPVKSISAAKTPVLLSLSPEKHSVDQFQKLPVSARKLAASLWEISDGGTDPALNSDRDNLRSKKPSGNRRKKSAEISSHHIQLNSSDPISRFGSERIILGEDIVRGRSTNPQKVQLIEYKTTGTNSVKTRFKNINDGLKTSKELVKVLKRIGKLGDDHKTASNRLISALVCELERARSSLKHLMSEYDKEEEENRRLIEKLREEAVIERKLRQRTEKMNRKLGRELAEAKETERKTKEEMEREKRARDVLEEVCDELARGIGEDKKDMEKEREMMRIADVLREERVQMKLMEAKFEFEEKHAAVERLKKELRRVLEGKGPSEIGQVLEIIDGSDDDDEESDLKSIELNMESGSKWGYVESRRDHRTESRFVGSGEDDDPVEKRSVVVDNGERDESLKTLKEYIVSNMRFIGSSSSEQWNHRHLPSVEFV; this is encoded by the exons ATGGATCGAAAGAAAGGGTGCAAGATCAGGAAGAGAGGTggttcttcctcctcttcttcttctctagcTCGTCAAAACCGCTTCAAACGCGCAATTTTCGCCGGAAAAAGAGCCGCACAAGACAACGGCGGTTCAGGAACTCCGGTTAAGTCCATCTCCGCCGCTAAAACTCCCGTACTCTTGTCCTTATCGCCGGAAAAACACTCTGTAGATCAGTTTCAGAAACTCCCCGTGTCGGCAAGAAAGCTGGCGGCAAGCCTGTGGGAGATCAGCGACGGCGGCACAGATCCTGCCCTAAACTCCGACAGAGATAACTTGAGAAGCAAGAAACCGTCGGGAAACAGAAGGAAGAAGTCAGCAGAGATCTCTTCCCATCACATCCAGCTGAACTCATCCGATCCCATTTCCCGGTTTGGATCAGAG AGAATcattcttggagaagatatAGTTCGTGGAAGATCAACAAATCCTCAGAAAGTTCAATTAATCGAATACAAAACCACCGGCACAAACTCG GTGAAAACTCGTTTCAAGAACATCAACGACGGCTTAAAAACGTCTAAAGAGCTCGTAAAGGTCTTAAAACGTATCGGTAAGCTCGGAGACGATCACAAGACAGCAAGCAACCGTTTAATCTCTGCTCTGGTTTGCGAACTGGAAAGAGCAAGATCTTCTCTGAAGCATCTAATGAGTGAGTATGacaaggaggaggaagagaatcGGAGGTTAATAGAGAAGCTTCGAGAAGAGGCGGTGATTGAGAGAAAGCTCAGGCAAAGAACGGAGAAGATGAATAGAAAGTTAGGGAGAGAGCTCGCTGAGGCTAAGGAGACGGAGAGGAAGACGAAGgaggagatggagagagagaagagagcgAGGGACGTTCTCGAGGAGGTGTGTGATGAGCTGGCGAGAGGTATCGGAGAAGATAAGAAAGATATGGAGAAAGAGAGGGAGATGATGCGAATAGCTGATGTTTTGAGGGAAGAGAGGGTTCAGATGAAGCTTATGGAGGCGAAGTTCGAGTTCGAGGAGAAACACGCCGCCGTGGAGAGGCTGAAGAAGGAGCTCCGGAGGGTTCTTGAGGGAAAAGGGCCGTCGGAGATTGGTCAGGTGTTAGAGATAATAGATggttctgatgatgatgatgaggagagTGACCTTAAGTCTATTGAGCTGAACATGGAGAGTGGAAGTAAGTGGGGTTACGTTGAAAGCCGGAGAGATCACCGGACGGAATCAAGATTTGTTGGCTCCGGCGAAGATGATGATCCTGTGGAGAAGAGATCAGTGGTTGTTGACaatggagagagagatgaaTCTTTGAAGACCCTAAAAGAGTACATTGTTTCCAATATGAGATTCATTGGCTCGTCATCGTCGGAGCAGTGGAATCATCGGCACTTACCAAGCGTGGAGTTTGTGTAA